From the Streptomyces sp. KMM 9044 genome, one window contains:
- a CDS encoding sensor histidine kinase gives MNRLARRFRSLPIRARLSLLVAAAVAFAVAAVSVTCWFIVQGKLYEQLDSDLKQATVLQGPQRVDEIRSALSNCTDTPRDSRGGGFGETFSQVVREDGTVCLFPSSSGRIKVTSSDQDVIASAGDGSTGRYRDGTDQDGAEVRVLTLPLVINDPSALTSSQAAVLVAVPLKGTEETLDDLALILLLVSGVGVLGAAAAGLAVARAGLRPVDELTEAVEEVARTEDLGIRIPVADDAEDEVARLSRSFNSMTSALASSRDLQQQLIADAGHELRTPLTSLRTNIELLTRSEETGRPLPAGDRKALLASVKAQMTELAALIGDLQELSRPDTGQHEGRAQIVAWQDAVESALRRARLRGPELTITADVRPWYVRAEPSTLERAVVNILDNAVKFSPQGGTVEVRLADGVLTVRDHGPGIPADELPYVFDRFWRSPTARALPGSGLGLSIVARTVQQAGGEVALTRAGDGAGGTTATIRLPGAPTPPPEVP, from the coding sequence GTGAACAGGCTGGCCCGCAGGTTCCGTTCGCTCCCGATCCGGGCGCGGCTGTCGCTGCTGGTGGCGGCGGCGGTGGCGTTCGCGGTGGCGGCGGTGTCGGTGACGTGCTGGTTCATCGTGCAGGGGAAGCTGTACGAGCAGCTCGACAGCGACCTGAAGCAGGCGACGGTGCTCCAGGGGCCGCAGCGGGTCGACGAGATCCGCAGCGCGCTCAGCAACTGCACGGACACGCCCCGGGACAGCAGGGGCGGCGGCTTCGGAGAGACGTTCTCCCAGGTGGTCAGGGAGGACGGCACCGTCTGCCTGTTCCCCAGCTCGTCGGGCAGGATCAAGGTCACCTCGTCGGACCAGGACGTCATCGCGAGCGCCGGGGACGGCTCCACGGGCCGCTACCGCGACGGCACCGACCAGGACGGCGCCGAGGTACGCGTGCTGACCCTGCCGCTGGTGATCAACGACCCCAGCGCGCTGACCAGTTCGCAGGCCGCCGTCCTCGTCGCCGTACCGCTCAAGGGCACCGAGGAGACACTCGACGACCTCGCGCTGATCCTGCTCCTCGTCTCCGGCGTGGGCGTCCTGGGCGCCGCCGCCGCCGGCCTCGCGGTCGCCCGCGCCGGCCTGCGCCCCGTGGACGAACTCACCGAGGCCGTGGAGGAGGTGGCCCGCACCGAGGACCTGGGCATCCGCATCCCCGTGGCGGACGACGCCGAGGACGAGGTCGCCCGCCTCTCCCGCTCCTTCAACTCCATGACGTCCGCCCTCGCCAGCTCCCGCGACCTGCAGCAGCAGCTCATCGCGGACGCCGGCCACGAACTGCGCACCCCGCTCACCTCCCTGCGCACCAACATCGAACTCCTCACCCGCAGCGAGGAGACGGGCCGCCCGCTGCCCGCCGGGGACCGCAAGGCGCTGCTCGCCTCGGTCAAGGCACAGATGACCGAACTGGCCGCGCTCATCGGTGACCTGCAGGAACTGTCCCGGCCGGACACCGGGCAGCACGAGGGACGTGCGCAGATCGTCGCCTGGCAGGACGCCGTGGAGTCGGCGCTGCGCCGCGCCCGGCTGCGCGGACCGGAGCTGACCATCACGGCGGACGTCCGGCCCTGGTACGTCCGTGCGGAGCCCTCCACACTCGAGCGGGCCGTGGTCAACATCCTCGACAACGCGGTGAAGTTCAGTCCTCAGGGCGGCACGGTCGAGGTCCGCCTCGCCGACGGCGTCCTCACCGTCCGCGACCACGGGCCGGGCATCCCCGCCGACGAACTTCCCTACGTCTTCGACCGTTTCTGGCGCTCCCCGACCGCCCGCGCGCTCCCCGGTTCGGGCCTCGGCCTGTCCATCGTGGCCCGCACGGTCCAGCAGGCGGGCGGCGAGGTCGCCCTGACCCGCGCCGGGGACGGCGCCGGAGGCACCACGGCCACGATCCGCCTCCCCGGAGCCCCGACCCCGCCCCCCGAGGTGCCGTAG
- a CDS encoding response regulator transcription factor — MSPAEGDRAPQRILIVDDEPAVREALQRSLAFEGYGTEVAVDGADALEKAAEYRPDLVVLDIQMPRMDGLTAARRIRATGDTTPLLMLTARDTVGDRVTGLDAGADDYLVKPFELDELFARIRALLRRSSYAAAVAGADEENEVLTFADLSMDLSTREVTRGARQVELTRTEFTLLEMFMAHPRQVLTREQILKAVWGFDFEPSSNSLDVYVMYLRRKTEAGGEPRLVHTVRGVGYALRQGGTE, encoded by the coding sequence ATGAGCCCCGCAGAAGGCGACCGTGCCCCCCAGCGCATCCTGATCGTCGACGACGAGCCGGCGGTGCGCGAAGCGCTCCAGCGCAGCCTCGCCTTCGAGGGGTACGGCACCGAGGTCGCCGTCGACGGTGCGGACGCCTTGGAGAAGGCTGCGGAGTACCGGCCCGACCTGGTCGTCCTCGACATCCAGATGCCCCGGATGGACGGACTGACCGCCGCTCGCCGCATCCGTGCCACCGGCGACACCACGCCCCTCCTGATGCTGACCGCCCGGGACACGGTCGGCGACCGGGTGACGGGACTGGACGCCGGGGCGGACGACTACCTGGTCAAGCCGTTCGAGCTGGACGAGCTGTTCGCCCGGATCCGCGCGCTGTTGCGCCGTAGCTCGTACGCGGCCGCCGTGGCCGGTGCCGACGAGGAGAACGAGGTCCTCACCTTCGCCGACCTGAGCATGGACCTGTCGACCCGCGAGGTGACGCGGGGTGCGCGTCAGGTGGAGCTGACCCGTACGGAGTTCACGCTGCTGGAGATGTTCATGGCGCACCCGCGCCAGGTACTCACGCGGGAGCAGATCCTGAAGGCGGTCTGGGGCTTCGACTTCGAGCCGTCGTCGAACTCCCTCGACGTGTACGTCATGTACCTGCGCCGCAAGACCGAGGCGGGCGGCGAGCCGCGTCTGGTGCACACGGTGAGGGGCGTCGGTTACGCCCTGCGTCAGGGCGGCACGGAGTGA
- a CDS encoding S1C family serine protease: MTESLRRSSEYESPQTGGPQPYSSPANPEWPAPPAYAPDRQTTPTDPAGPGDPASLTDPTAPTGPEGSTHAADPAAPRPRRKRNRGPVALLAAVAIVAAAVGGGTAYGIQELAGSGSGTVTSADSTSTSVVPVGQKGTVSGVAEAVGPSIVEINAESNAGSSTGSGVIITDDGEIITNHHVVSGASSVEVQTSDGKTYAADVVGTESSKDLALIKLRDASGLTAATLGDSDGVQVGDEVVAIGSPGGLTGTVTSGIVSALDRDVTVSTDESRGQRQQQGQPGGGWPFEFGGQEFNGDTGGSTTTYRAIQTDASLNPGNSGGALIDMNGDIIGINSAMYSSSGSDSSADAGSVGLGFAIPVDTVKADLADLRSGATD; encoded by the coding sequence ATGACCGAGAGCCTTCGCCGCAGCAGCGAGTACGAGAGCCCCCAGACGGGCGGCCCCCAGCCCTACTCCTCCCCCGCGAACCCGGAGTGGCCGGCCCCGCCGGCGTACGCACCGGACCGGCAGACGACCCCGACGGACCCGGCCGGTCCCGGGGACCCCGCGTCCCTGACGGACCCGACGGCCCCGACGGGTCCCGAGGGCTCGACCCACGCGGCCGACCCGGCCGCCCCGAGGCCCCGCCGGAAGCGGAACCGGGGCCCGGTCGCGCTGCTCGCCGCCGTGGCGATCGTCGCGGCGGCCGTGGGCGGCGGCACCGCCTACGGCATCCAGGAGCTGGCCGGCAGCGGCAGCGGCACCGTCACGTCCGCCGACTCGACCAGCACCAGCGTGGTGCCGGTCGGCCAGAAGGGCACGGTGTCCGGCGTCGCCGAGGCGGTCGGCCCGAGCATCGTCGAGATCAACGCCGAGTCCAACGCGGGGTCGTCCACCGGATCCGGCGTGATCATCACGGACGACGGCGAGATCATCACCAACCACCACGTCGTCAGCGGTGCCTCCTCGGTCGAGGTGCAGACCAGTGACGGCAAGACGTACGCCGCGGACGTCGTCGGCACGGAGAGCTCGAAGGACCTCGCGCTGATCAAGCTCCGGGACGCCTCGGGCCTGACGGCGGCCACCCTCGGCGACTCCGACGGGGTGCAGGTCGGCGACGAGGTCGTGGCGATCGGCTCCCCCGGGGGCCTGACCGGCACCGTCACCAGCGGCATCGTCTCGGCGCTCGACCGCGACGTGACCGTCTCCACGGACGAGAGCCGGGGGCAGCGACAGCAGCAGGGGCAGCCCGGCGGCGGTTGGCCGTTCGAGTTCGGCGGCCAGGAGTTCAACGGCGACACCGGCGGCTCCACGACGACGTACAGGGCGATCCAGACCGACGCGTCCCTGAACCCCGGGAACTCCGGCGGCGCGCTGATCGACATGAACGGCGACATCATCGGCATCAACTCCGCGATGTACTCGTCGAGCGGCAGCGACTCCTCGGCCGACGCCGGCAGCGTGGGCCTGGGCTTCGCCATCCCGGTCGACACGGTCAAGGCGGACCTGGCGGACCTGCGGTCCGGCGCCACGGACTGA
- a CDS encoding LacI family DNA-binding transcriptional regulator: protein MAKVTRDDVARLAGTSTAVVSYVINNGPRPVAPATRERVLAAIKELGYRPDRVAQAMASRRTDLIGLIVPDARQPFFGEMAHAVEQAASERGKMVLVGNSDYVGEREVHYLRAFLGMRVSGLILVSHALNDLAAAEIDAWDARVVLLHERPEAIDDVAVVTNDLGGAQLAVRHLLEHGNAYVACVGGTAETPSVGDPVSDHVEGWRRAMKDAGIPTEGRLFEAPYNRYDAYRVGLDILSGPDRPPAVFCSTDDQAVGVLRAARELRIDVPGELAVVGFDDIKEAGLTDPPMTTVASDRSGMAREAVDLVLDDGLRVAGSQRERLKIFPSELVIRRSCGCG from the coding sequence GTGGCCAAGGTGACTAGGGATGACGTGGCTCGGCTGGCGGGTACCTCCACCGCCGTCGTCAGCTATGTCATCAACAACGGACCGCGGCCGGTCGCCCCGGCCACGCGCGAACGCGTACTCGCCGCGATCAAGGAACTGGGGTACCGCCCGGACCGGGTCGCCCAGGCGATGGCGTCGCGGCGGACGGACCTCATAGGCCTGATCGTGCCGGACGCGCGCCAGCCCTTCTTCGGGGAGATGGCGCACGCGGTCGAACAGGCGGCGTCCGAGCGCGGGAAAATGGTGCTCGTCGGGAACTCCGACTACGTCGGCGAGCGCGAGGTCCACTACCTGCGGGCGTTCCTCGGCATGCGCGTCTCCGGACTGATCCTGGTCAGCCACGCGCTGAACGACCTGGCCGCCGCGGAGATAGACGCCTGGGACGCCCGGGTCGTCCTGCTGCACGAGCGGCCCGAGGCCATCGACGACGTCGCCGTCGTCACCAACGACCTCGGGGGCGCCCAGCTCGCCGTCCGCCACCTGCTGGAACACGGCAACGCCTACGTGGCCTGTGTCGGCGGCACCGCCGAGACCCCCTCCGTCGGCGACCCGGTCTCCGACCACGTCGAGGGCTGGCGGCGGGCCATGAAGGACGCCGGCATCCCGACCGAGGGCCGCCTCTTCGAGGCCCCGTACAACCGCTACGACGCCTACCGCGTCGGGCTCGACATCCTCTCCGGGCCCGACCGCCCGCCCGCGGTCTTCTGCTCCACCGACGACCAGGCGGTCGGCGTACTGCGCGCGGCCCGTGAGCTGCGCATCGACGTGCCCGGCGAGCTGGCGGTCGTCGGGTTCGACGACATCAAGGAGGCGGGGCTCACGGACCCGCCGATGACGACGGTCGCCTCCGACCGCTCGGGGATGGCGCGCGAGGCGGTCGACCTCGTCCTCGACGACGGGCTGCGGGTGGCCGGCTCGCAGCGCGAGCGGCTGAAGATCTTCCCGTCCGAACTGGTGATCCGCCGCTCCTGCGGCTGCGGATAG
- a CDS encoding winged helix-turn-helix transcriptional regulator, translating to MSSLLLLTNALQPSAEVLPALGLLLHHVRVAPAEGPALVDTPGADVILVDGRRDLPQVRNLCQLLRSTGPGCPLVLVVTEGGLAAVTAEWGIDDVLLDTAGPAEVEARLRLAMGRQQIVSDDSPMEIRNGDLSVDEATYSAKLKGRVLDLTFKEFELLKYLAQHPGRVFTRAQLLQEVWGYDYFGGTRTVDVHVRRLRAKLGPEHESLIGTVRNVGYRFVTPEKVERAAEEAKAKAGRQEAGADRQKAADADETAALDATEAPTQA from the coding sequence ATGAGTTCACTGCTCCTGCTGACCAACGCCCTCCAGCCGTCGGCGGAGGTACTCCCCGCCCTCGGCCTGCTGCTCCATCATGTGCGCGTGGCCCCCGCCGAGGGCCCCGCCCTGGTCGACACCCCCGGCGCCGACGTCATCCTCGTCGACGGCCGGCGCGACCTCCCGCAGGTCCGCAACCTGTGCCAGCTGCTGCGCTCCACGGGCCCCGGCTGCCCCCTCGTCCTCGTGGTGACCGAGGGCGGCCTCGCCGCCGTCACCGCGGAGTGGGGCATCGACGACGTCCTCCTCGACACCGCCGGACCGGCGGAGGTGGAGGCCCGGCTGCGGCTCGCCATGGGCCGGCAGCAGATCGTCAGCGACGACTCCCCCATGGAGATCCGCAACGGCGACCTGTCCGTCGACGAGGCGACCTACAGCGCCAAGCTCAAAGGCCGCGTCCTCGATCTCACGTTCAAGGAGTTCGAGCTCCTGAAGTACCTCGCCCAGCACCCCGGCCGGGTCTTCACCCGCGCCCAGCTCCTGCAGGAGGTCTGGGGCTATGACTACTTCGGCGGCACCCGGACGGTCGACGTCCACGTGCGGCGGCTGCGCGCCAAGCTCGGCCCCGAGCACGAGTCGCTGATCGGCACCGTGCGGAACGTGGGTTATCGATTCGTTACGCCGGAGAAGGTCGAGCGGGCCGCCGAGGAAGCGAAGGCCAAGGCCGGCCGGCAGGAGGCCGGGGCCGACCGCCAAAAGGCGGCGGATGCGGACGAGACGGCCGCCCTGGACGCCACCGAGGCACCGACCCAGGCGTGA
- a CDS encoding alpha/beta hydrolase → MGTGSAGRVAFSLKGPHARTRGVTREVTGGGMSFRTFLHTADGVRINSVYNPAVPEKVIVEDDPRPPSRDLVFVIAHGFTGDADRPHVRRVAGVFARYGAVVTFSFRGHGASGGRSTVGDREVLDLAAAVSWARELGHARVARVGFSMGGSVVLRHAALCGEGEEEGDGGLFAGTGTGGPDAVVSVSGPARWFYRGTAPMRRLHWLVTRPSGRLVGRYGLRTRIHHRAGDPVPLSPVEAVPRIAPTPLLVVHGDRDGYFPLDHPRMLAAAAGEHGELWVEPGMGHAENAAPDGLLHRIGDRAVARAG, encoded by the coding sequence ATGGGCACCGGTTCGGCAGGTCGTGTGGCGTTTTCCCTCAAGGGGCCGCATGCCAGGACACGTGGTGTGACGCGCGAAGTCACAGGTGGCGGTATGTCTTTCCGGACGTTTTTGCACACGGCGGACGGGGTGCGAATCAATTCCGTATACAACCCGGCGGTGCCCGAAAAGGTGATCGTGGAGGACGACCCACGGCCGCCTTCCCGTGACCTCGTGTTCGTGATCGCGCACGGGTTCACGGGGGATGCGGACCGGCCACATGTACGGCGGGTTGCGGGCGTGTTCGCCCGGTACGGGGCCGTCGTCACCTTCTCCTTCCGCGGGCACGGCGCCTCGGGCGGGCGGTCCACGGTCGGGGACCGTGAGGTGCTGGACCTGGCGGCGGCGGTCTCCTGGGCCCGGGAACTGGGGCACGCGCGCGTGGCGAGGGTCGGGTTCTCGATGGGCGGCTCGGTGGTGCTGCGGCACGCGGCGTTGTGCGGGGAGGGGGAGGAGGAGGGGGACGGAGGACTCTTCGCGGGCACCGGTACCGGTGGTCCGGATGCCGTGGTGTCGGTGAGCGGCCCGGCCCGGTGGTTCTACCGGGGTACGGCTCCGATGCGGCGGCTGCACTGGCTGGTGACCCGGCCCTCGGGCCGGCTCGTGGGGCGCTACGGGCTGCGGACCCGGATCCACCACCGGGCCGGGGACCCCGTACCGCTGTCCCCGGTCGAGGCGGTGCCGAGGATCGCGCCGACGCCGCTGCTGGTCGTGCACGGCGACCGGGACGGCTACTTCCCGCTCGACCATCCGCGCATGCTGGCGGCTGCGGCCGGCGAGCACGGGGAGCTGTGGGTGGAGCCGGGCATGGGCCACGCGGAGAACGCGGCCCCCGACGGCCTGCTGCACCGGATAGGTGACCGGGCGGTGGCCCGGGCGGGCTAG
- a CDS encoding MoaD/ThiS family protein, producing MAKVTVRYWAAAKAAAGAAEESYEAVTLADALAAARERHPGELARVLRRCSFLVDSDPVGTREHETVRLADGGTVEVLPPFAGG from the coding sequence ATGGCAAAGGTCACGGTGCGGTACTGGGCCGCCGCCAAGGCCGCGGCCGGGGCGGCCGAGGAGTCGTACGAGGCGGTCACGCTCGCCGACGCGCTCGCCGCGGCACGTGAGCGACACCCCGGCGAACTCGCACGTGTCCTGCGGCGATGCTCGTTCCTCGTCGACAGCGACCCCGTGGGCACCCGCGAACATGAGACGGTACGGCTGGCCGACGGCGGCACGGTCGAGGTGCTCCCGCCGTTCGCAGGAGGGTGA